A stretch of Arctopsyche grandis isolate Sample6627 chromosome 9, ASM5162203v2, whole genome shotgun sequence DNA encodes these proteins:
- the LOC143916979 gene encoding baculoviral IAP repeat-containing protein 7-like — protein sequence MSQLIKINKEEERLPTNFNYMTFRSRILTFRDWPCSLPLCKTKVAKAGFYYAGKGAEMTCYFCNGSIKHPVEDPWLEHAKLDTKCQFMELLKGTEFIDAAKENKPGVDLKQMERKRKTHRQNLLKGNCTICNTNQKNASFIPCGHLLTCMECSASFEMCPFCNVQIKYKVKTYI from the coding sequence ATGTCacaattaatcaaaatcaaCAAAGAGGAAGAGCGCTTGCCTACGAATTTTAACTACATGACTTTCCGCAGTCGCATATTGACTTTTAGGGACTGGCCTTGCAGTTTACCTCTATGCAAGACCAAAGTGGCCAAAGCTGGCTTCTACTATGCGGGAAAAGGAGCTGAAATGACCTGCTACTTCTGCAATGGAAGCATTAAACATCCAGTCGAAGATCCTTGGCTAGAGCACGCTAAACTGGACACAAAATGCCAATTCATGGAACTTTTGAAGGGAACGGAGTTCATCGACGCAGCTAAGGAAAACAAACCAGGAGTCGACTTGAAACAAATGGAACGTAAACGGAAAACACATAGACAAAACTTGTTGAAGGGAAACTGTACTATATGCAATACGAACCAAAAGAACGCCAGTTTCATCCCCTGTGGACATTTACTGACCTGCATGGAGTGCTCGGCATCATTCGAAATGTGTCCCTTTTGTAACGTACAAATCAAATATAAAGTCAAAACGTACATTTGA